Proteins encoded together in one Branchiostoma lanceolatum isolate klBraLanc5 chromosome 11, klBraLanc5.hap2, whole genome shotgun sequence window:
- the LOC136445008 gene encoding fibroblast growth factor receptor 3-like, with protein MVFASTSEQYKVTAVVQIGNGGPCGHQWCCERSELADPRLVKISGNKELLSGEKYTAAVRCYVNPDAGSRIRKRSTERLFTTSGYIEPVITETVNQDKPATASIAGGSAAALLLLVFVIVGIICYRKRQTNDDQNFTGLQIGLKTITVDDQPNKEATKNPSCTALDEDSSPYETTIYSIADLVTVDDVVEFLRAKGFGQYAAAFNRHKVDGEGAMSLTYFMLAELVPEIGPRAKLYKAFQELKDNPDSTESRRPAHSDWEIPRSSLTLGKILGKGQFGEVRMGELRKRGVTQTVAVKTLKAYAEERDKEDLKGELDILVTVGRHDNIISLVGACTVEGPLTLVVEYAPNGCLKDWLKNNRPKELNQTDDKTIATGIQLPMDQLIMFGIDIANGMSHLAAMQCVHRDLAARNVLLGQDLTAKISDFGLSRDIYEESEYVKSTKSQLPVRWIAYESLFYHVYTTQSDVWSFGILLWEIITMGKKPYGRMTGKELMKLLPDGYRLEKPALCPQDVYDVMKSCWETLPENRPTFPQLKTTLDRISQNYKTYASLLK; from the exons ATGGTGTTCGCATCGACATC AGAGCAGTACAAAGTCACTGCTGTAGTACAGATCGGTAATGGGGGACCCTGTGGTCACCAGTGGTGCTGTGAGCGGAGTGAACTTGCCGATCCCAGACTGGTAAAGATTTCGGGAAACAAGGAGCTCCTGTCAGGGGAGAAATACACAGCAGCAGTAAGATGTTACGTAAACCCTGATGCTGGTTCCAGGATACGCAAGAGGAGCACAGAAAGG CTGTTCACGACAAGTGGGTATATTGAGCCTGTGATCACAGAAACAGTCAACCAAG ACAAACCTGCTACTGCTTCTATCGCTGGCGGCAGTGCAGCTGCCTTGCTACTGCTCGTTTTTGTGATAGTAGGGATAATATGCTACAG GAAGAGACAGACCAACGACGACCAGAACTTTACAGGTCTGCAGATAGGCCTGAAGACTATCACAGTTGACGACCAACCCAATAAGGAAGCAACTAAGAATCCTTCATGTACTGCACTGGATGAAGACAGTTCACCTTATGAAACG ACCATTTACAGCATCGCAGACCTTGTAACTGTGGACGATGTAGTGGAGTTTCTAAGGGCCAAGGGCTTTGGGCAGTACGCTGCAGCATTTAACC GTCACAAAGTAGACGGAGAAGGAGCCATGTCCCTCACCTACTTCATGCTAGCTGAGCTCGTCCCTGAGATCGGACCGAGGGCAAAACTGTACAAGGCCTTTCAAGAGCTGAAAGACAATCCG GATTCCACTGAAAGCAGAAGACCTGCCCACTCTGACTGGGAAATCCCCCGCTCCAGTCTGACGCTTGGTAAAATCCTGGGGAAGGGGCAGTTTGGGGAGGTCCGTATGGGGGAGCTGCGGAAAAGAGGTGTCACCCAGACTGTGGCTGTCAAGACGCTGAAAG CATATGCAGAGGAAAGGGACAAAGAGGACCTTAAGGGTGAGCTGGACATTCTGGTCACTGTCGGTCGTCATGACAACATCATCAGTCTGGTTGGTGCATGCACGGTAGAAG GCCCACTGACACTTGTGGTTGAGTACGCCCCCAATGGATGCCTGAAGGACTGGCTGAAGAACAACCGTCCAAAGGAGCTGAACCAGACAGACGACAAAACCATCGCCACCGGGATTCAGCTGCCGATGGACCAACTCATAATGTTCGGTATAGACATCGCCAACGGGATGAGTCATTTGGCTGCCATGCAG TGTGTCCACCGAGACCTTGCCGCCAGGAATGTTCTCCTCGGACAGGACCTGACGGCCAAGATCTCAGACTTTGGGTTGTCACGTGATATCTACGAGGAGTCTGAGTATGTCAAGAGCACAAAG AGCCAGCTTCCCGTCCGTTGGATCGCATACGAGTCCCTTTTCTACCACGTGTACACTACACAGAGTGATGT ATGGTCCTTTGGAATCCTTTTGTGGGAGATCATAACAATGG GTAAAAAGCCGTACGGTCGGATGACAGGCAAAGAGCTCATGAAACTGTTGCCAGATGGCTACAGGCTGGAGAAACCTGCCCTGTGTCCTCAGGATGT TTACGATGTGATGAAGTCCTGCTGGGAAACCCTCCCTGAGAACAGGCCAACTTTCCCGCAGCTGAAGACAACCCTGGATCGGATCAGTCAAAATTACAAG ACGTATGCCTCTCTGCTGAAGTAG